A DNA window from Siniperca chuatsi isolate FFG_IHB_CAS linkage group LG6, ASM2008510v1, whole genome shotgun sequence contains the following coding sequences:
- the cts12 gene encoding procathepsin L isoform X2, which yields MGTKQTHIHAVQQASFLLRAALLSVLLCGPQHVASDSDEAVLTEWEIWKSSHGITYDEIDDMQRKAIWEENKQMIEHNNQGFFMGMRPFTMVMNKYGDLTKQEYKVLQGAIIDAKFVKRGKTVSARRLRHNAKKLDTWFIDYRNMGYVTEVKDQGYCGSCWAFSTTGAIEGQIYKRTGQLLSLSEQNLVDCSRSYGTYGCSGAWMANAYDYVVSNGLQSTNTYPYTSVDTQPCYYDSELAVAHIRDYRFIPKGDEQALADAVATIGPITVAIDADHSSFLFYSSGIYNEPNCNPNNLSHAVLLVGYSSEGGQDYWIIKNSWGTSWGEGGYMRMVRDGRNTCGIASYALYPIL from the exons ATGGGAACAAAACAGACTCACATCCATGCAG TGCAGCAGGCCAGCTTCCTGCTGAGAGCAGCTCTGCTCTCAGTCCTGCTGTGCGGCCCACAGCACGTAGCGTCAGACTCAGATGAGGCGGTCCTGACTGAGTGGGAGATCTGGAAGAGCAGCCATGGCATAACCTACGATGAAATT GACGACATGCAAAGGAAGGCCATCTGGGAGGAGAACAAGCAGATGATTGAACACAATAATCAAGGGTTTTTCATGGGGATGAGGCCGTTCACTATGGTCATGAATAAATATGGAGACCTG ACAAAACAAGAGTACAAGGTTTTGCAAGGTGCCATAATAGATGCCAAATTCGTGAAGAGAGGGAAGACCGTCTCTGCCCGAAGGCTGCGTCACAATGCTAAGAAGTTAGATACTTGGTTTATCGACTACAGGAACATGGGTTATGTCACTGAGGTGAAAGACCAG GGTTACTGTGGCTCGTGCTGGGCCTTCAGCACTACGGGAGCTATTGAGGGACAAATATACAAGAGGACAGGTCAGCTTCTATCTCTGAGTGAACAAAACCTGGTGGACTGCTCCAGATCTTACGGTACCTATGGCTGCAGTGGTGCCTGGATGGCCAACGCCTACGACTATGTGGTCAGCAACGGGCTGCAGTCGACAAACACCTACCCATACACTTCAGTG GATACCCAGCCCTGTTACTACGACAGCGAACTTGCAGTTGCCCATATCAGAGATTACAGGTTCATACCCAAAGGAGATGAGCAGGCTCTGGCTGATGCCGTGGCAACCATTGGTCCCATCACAGTAGCCATTGATGCAGATCATTCAAGCTTCCTGTTTTACAGCTCAG GAATATATAATGAGCCAAACTGCAACCCTAACAATCTGAGTCACGCGGTGCTACTGGTTGGCTACAGCTCTGAAGGAGGCCAAGACTACTGGATCAtcaaaaacag ctgggGTACCAGTTGGGGTGAAGGCGGCTACATGCGAATGGTCCGAGATGGTAGAAACACTTGTGGCATTGCGAGCTATGCCCTGTACCCTATTCTATGA
- the cts12 gene encoding procathepsin L isoform X3, with protein MQRKAIWEENKQMIEHNNQGFFMGMRPFTMVMNKYGDLTKQEYKVLQGAIIDAKFVKRGKTVSARRLRHNAKKLDTWFIDYRNMGYVTEVKDQGYCGSCWAFSTTGAIEGQIYKRTGQLLSLSEQNLVDCSRSYGTYGCSGAWMANAYDYVVSNGLQSTNTYPYTSVDTQPCYYDSELAVAHIRDYRFIPKGDEQALADAVATIGPITVAIDADHSSFLFYSSGIYNEPNCNPNNLSHAVLLVGYSSEGGQDYWIIKNSWGTSWGEGGYMRMVRDGRNTCGIASYALYPIL; from the exons ATGCAAAGGAAGGCCATCTGGGAGGAGAACAAGCAGATGATTGAACACAATAATCAAGGGTTTTTCATGGGGATGAGGCCGTTCACTATGGTCATGAATAAATATGGAGACCTG ACAAAACAAGAGTACAAGGTTTTGCAAGGTGCCATAATAGATGCCAAATTCGTGAAGAGAGGGAAGACCGTCTCTGCCCGAAGGCTGCGTCACAATGCTAAGAAGTTAGATACTTGGTTTATCGACTACAGGAACATGGGTTATGTCACTGAGGTGAAAGACCAG GGTTACTGTGGCTCGTGCTGGGCCTTCAGCACTACGGGAGCTATTGAGGGACAAATATACAAGAGGACAGGTCAGCTTCTATCTCTGAGTGAACAAAACCTGGTGGACTGCTCCAGATCTTACGGTACCTATGGCTGCAGTGGTGCCTGGATGGCCAACGCCTACGACTATGTGGTCAGCAACGGGCTGCAGTCGACAAACACCTACCCATACACTTCAGTG GATACCCAGCCCTGTTACTACGACAGCGAACTTGCAGTTGCCCATATCAGAGATTACAGGTTCATACCCAAAGGAGATGAGCAGGCTCTGGCTGATGCCGTGGCAACCATTGGTCCCATCACAGTAGCCATTGATGCAGATCATTCAAGCTTCCTGTTTTACAGCTCAG GAATATATAATGAGCCAAACTGCAACCCTAACAATCTGAGTCACGCGGTGCTACTGGTTGGCTACAGCTCTGAAGGAGGCCAAGACTACTGGATCAtcaaaaacag ctgggGTACCAGTTGGGGTGAAGGCGGCTACATGCGAATGGTCCGAGATGGTAGAAACACTTGTGGCATTGCGAGCTATGCCCTGTACCCTATTCTATGA
- the cts12 gene encoding procathepsin L isoform X1 has translation MFLPAHSFIRDDAAERHSPVLPHCVWVLAAPVRGHNNSQRQSAELILCSQCCTEARGGPLEGAAARTRRVILQQASFLLRAALLSVLLCGPQHVASDSDEAVLTEWEIWKSSHGITYDEIDDMQRKAIWEENKQMIEHNNQGFFMGMRPFTMVMNKYGDLTKQEYKVLQGAIIDAKFVKRGKTVSARRLRHNAKKLDTWFIDYRNMGYVTEVKDQGYCGSCWAFSTTGAIEGQIYKRTGQLLSLSEQNLVDCSRSYGTYGCSGAWMANAYDYVVSNGLQSTNTYPYTSVDTQPCYYDSELAVAHIRDYRFIPKGDEQALADAVATIGPITVAIDADHSSFLFYSSGIYNEPNCNPNNLSHAVLLVGYSSEGGQDYWIIKNSWGTSWGEGGYMRMVRDGRNTCGIASYALYPIL, from the exons ATGTTTCTTCCTGCGCACTCATTCATTAGAGACGATGCTGCTGAGCGCCACTCGCCTGTTTTGCCGCACTGTGTTTGGGTGTTGGCGGCGCCCGTTCGCGGACATAATAACAGCCAGAGACAGTCAGCTGAGCTCATCCTCTGCAGTCAGTGCTGCACGGAGGCACGCGGCGGGCCGCTGGAGGGCGCTGCTGCACGCACACGCAGAGTCATCT TGCAGCAGGCCAGCTTCCTGCTGAGAGCAGCTCTGCTCTCAGTCCTGCTGTGCGGCCCACAGCACGTAGCGTCAGACTCAGATGAGGCGGTCCTGACTGAGTGGGAGATCTGGAAGAGCAGCCATGGCATAACCTACGATGAAATT GACGACATGCAAAGGAAGGCCATCTGGGAGGAGAACAAGCAGATGATTGAACACAATAATCAAGGGTTTTTCATGGGGATGAGGCCGTTCACTATGGTCATGAATAAATATGGAGACCTG ACAAAACAAGAGTACAAGGTTTTGCAAGGTGCCATAATAGATGCCAAATTCGTGAAGAGAGGGAAGACCGTCTCTGCCCGAAGGCTGCGTCACAATGCTAAGAAGTTAGATACTTGGTTTATCGACTACAGGAACATGGGTTATGTCACTGAGGTGAAAGACCAG GGTTACTGTGGCTCGTGCTGGGCCTTCAGCACTACGGGAGCTATTGAGGGACAAATATACAAGAGGACAGGTCAGCTTCTATCTCTGAGTGAACAAAACCTGGTGGACTGCTCCAGATCTTACGGTACCTATGGCTGCAGTGGTGCCTGGATGGCCAACGCCTACGACTATGTGGTCAGCAACGGGCTGCAGTCGACAAACACCTACCCATACACTTCAGTG GATACCCAGCCCTGTTACTACGACAGCGAACTTGCAGTTGCCCATATCAGAGATTACAGGTTCATACCCAAAGGAGATGAGCAGGCTCTGGCTGATGCCGTGGCAACCATTGGTCCCATCACAGTAGCCATTGATGCAGATCATTCAAGCTTCCTGTTTTACAGCTCAG GAATATATAATGAGCCAAACTGCAACCCTAACAATCTGAGTCACGCGGTGCTACTGGTTGGCTACAGCTCTGAAGGAGGCCAAGACTACTGGATCAtcaaaaacag ctgggGTACCAGTTGGGGTGAAGGCGGCTACATGCGAATGGTCCGAGATGGTAGAAACACTTGTGGCATTGCGAGCTATGCCCTGTACCCTATTCTATGA